Below is a genomic region from Candidatus Thermodiscus eudorianus.
GGAGGACATCATCGGCGATGCTAGCAGTATAGTGTCACATCCCCTAGTTGATATACTTGAGTTGACAGAGTGCCTGGGTCCGGACGCGGTATACAATGTATTGGTTTACGCCCTTAGCTCGCTCCTGGGCAGGGAAGAGCGGGAAATAGACCCGAGCCTTCTACGAGTGTTCGCAGACTGTATGGGATGGGAGCATAGGCTTGATACTGCAACGCCGTTGCACCTGGCTAGCGCCATCGTGATGTCGCTTACTGGCGCGCTCAATAAGGCTCTAGTCAAAACAGTGAAATAAGGCGTGTGCCTCTATGGTGGCCGGTTAAGCCATTATACTCTCGCTGGCCCCTTGCATTACCCTTGGGCCAGTGAGGACCGATGGGCAGGCTGACTGTAGTGGAGAGCCATTGTAGCACTGAGGCCCCTATAGCGTCGTCGAGCGATATCCACAGTCCACGCCTCCTGGGTTTGTTTAAGAAGGCTCTCTCTGAGTATAGCTATGGGGCGTCGTTCTTTGTGTTGGCTGGTGATATTGTTGATAAGGGTGACGTTGATGCGGCTGGCGCTGTCTTCGATCTAATCGAGGATAAGTTTAATAATGTAAATATCATCTCTGTTTTCGGTAACGAGGAGTACCATGATAGAGCCTCTGAATTCAAAAAGAGATACCCACATGTAATATGGTTAGATGATGATTACAAGGTCCTCGAATGCGGCGACAAGCGGATCGCGTTCGTCGGGACAAGAGGTGCCCTCGAAAGACCGACTAGGTGGCAAAGAAGACACATGCCATGGCTAGAGAAGGTCTATGAAGAAAGGCCTAGAGTCGTCAAGGAATTGATAGAAAATGCCAGGAGAGAAGCTGATTATGTAGTCCTAGTCTCTCATTATGCATTAACGAAAGCGACTATAATTGGCGAGCCAAGGCGAATCTGGCCCGAAATATATTCGCCGGGGATGGAGCGAGCGCTGATCGAGGCTCGACCTGATATAGCAATACATGGGCATGCACACAGGGGTAGGCCTTTCGCCTTGGTAAAGGGGATTAGAGTATACAATGTTGCTTTGCCTGTTAACCGTCGGGTGGTTCCTGTATTTATTAAAAAGAAATCTACTTTACTTGATTGGCTTGAGCCCGGGTAGGGCTCTTTCTTTAATCCCGGGATTCGATTCTATACATGGAATGGGGTGGCTGGGACACGGGACGATTCACTATCCCTACACGTGGTGTCCTCGCTCTCGTTGCAGGGTTAATCTCCGCGTTGATCCTGTATGTTATTGGATTGTTCATGGGAGTTAGGATCACCCGTAACATGTTATTATTCGCTTCAAGTATTTTTATTCTGTTAGTATTAGTAATTGATAAGATATCGATCCGTCTAGCGAGGCTGATCGCGTCCTCCTACGTGCCCGAGAAACCAGCTACCTCCATGGAGGCTAGCGACTACCCGGAGAAAAGCGTATTCCTCCTCGAATCATTTATTAGAACAATTATAAAGCCTATAATAGATGTGAATAATATTTACATCCTGGTCACTAGCGGCAGGGAACCGGCGCTGGGGTTTGATGTTAGACGCCCTGAAACCAAAAAGTGGGGGACTGTAGCCTTCATTGAAGAACACGATGCAATGTACATATCAATTAATAAATATATAGCATATAAAATACTTAATATTATTTATAGGGGCGATGGCGATAAATTAATCATAGCCGACGAGGCAGAATTATTATTAGTATATAATATGATAAAAGATATATATGAGGCTAGATACTACGTGTCCGATCCAATCCTACTAGCATACACAACATATAAGACTATTTTAATGTTAATAAAGGATAATATATTAGACGTGCCCGAGAATCTACTCAAGAAACTGCCCGACGAGCCACCTGCTGTCAGAGACCTTGTCAATGAACAACTGCGACTTGAGTTAGAATAGCGGGAACTGGGATTAATTGAGTGGTGCCGCCGCGGGGATTCGAACCCCGGACCGCCCGGTCTTCAGCCGGGCGCTCTCCCGCTGAGCTACGGCGGCCCACGGCGGCCAGTTTAAGGAATACCATGGCTGGTAGATAAATTCCTTGCTCCCAACTAGGTACTTATGGTTGAGACGATGACGATAATGATATTACAATCTATAAATAAGTCATTTATGTATGAAATAATGCATCTGAGGAAAGCGATTACAAACGAGATACCCGGGTCGATCCAGGTAATAACGCCCGGATCCGTCCTAATGCTACCTCTAGACCTGTACGATGCCGGTAGGATGCAATATAACGCTGAAAAAGTAAATAAATACCTCTATAGTAAGTATAGTGGTGTACTGCGGTCCCCTGGAGTTTACCTTATAGGTATAGTTAATGGCGATGGCTACGTCCGCAACTTGAATTTCGTATTTGGCCTAGCGACACCACAGCTTAGGGTGGCGACTATCTATTCAAAGCGGATAATGGATGATACAAACCATGGTCTTTATCTTGAGAGGCTCCTGAAATTAATACTCCACGAGTTCGGCCACCTAGCCGGTTTAGCCCATTGCCAGAACCAGTGCGTTATGAAGTATAGCAATAGCCTAGAGGAGTTAGACGACAAGCCACCCCGTTATTGTCGCGTTTGCATTGATAAGTTAAGAAGGACTCTAGCGGAATAGCCTCATTAATTATATGTCTACGACGAATCTTAGAATCCAGCACCCGTCGCGTTTGTCAATGCTCATCTGGGAGTAGGTCATGGCCTTTACAATGGTCCTCTCCTCGTGTCTTTCCGGGTCGAATCGCTCCCCCCACACGCTTGAAACTATGCGGTAGCCCCCCTCCCCCTCTGTTATCCTGCAGACCCTGAACAGGGAGAAGACTAGTCCCTCGCTGTCTGTATTGACGAGCAGCTCTTCGATCCACCTGTAGAGCAGGTTCTCAAGGTCCATTCCTGTAATGTCTATGTCTATTCTTACCCTTGGTTGCACGCCGGAGGTGTCTGTTATAACCTCGTAGACGCCTAGTCCAGCTTGCTCGAACGCCTCTTCAAGCGTTCTCCCGCTAGCCTCTATTAACACATCGGCTGTGTGTTCTAGGTGCTTGAAGCTTGGGCACTCCTTCATCTTCCCGCACCATATTATCCCTTTCGCTGTTATTCCTAATTATGTTGAGGGTGTGGAAATGATAGAAGCTAGTGGTAAAGAGGTACTAGATATTATGAGAAAAACGCTTCCAGTTAGGGATGAGGACTATGTTGTCCTGGTTGCGAGGAAAATAGAAGACAACCCTTTTTTATTACTTATTTCAATAATATTAAGTCAAAATACCTCTGATAAAAACTCGATAAAAGCATTGACTAGATTTATTGAAAAAATCGGGACTAGATGCGGCGACGTCCTTAGCCACGATATCAAGAGCATAGAAGAGGCAATCAAACCTGCTGGACTATATAGGCAAAAAGCCAGAACAATATATATATTATCTGAGAAAATCTGTGAAATCGGAGAAGACTTCCTAGTCAAGACAGAACCCGGAAAACTAAGAAAGTGGCTCCTGTCTATACCAGGCATAGGCAAGAAAACAGCAGACGTCTTCCTCCAGCTAGTCCACAAGGCACCGTACTTCGCAGTAGATACCCACGCCTTTAGGATAGCCAGGCGATGGGGTTTGGTCGGTGAAAAAGCCACATATGACGAGGTCTCCAGGAAGCTTCTCGAATTCTTTGGAGCAGATAACGCAGAAGAAGCTCATCGCCTACTAATAGCCCTCGGCAGGAGATATTGTAAGGCGAGGAAGCCTAGGTGCAGTGTATGTCCGTTGAGGAAAGTATGTCCTTATGCCCGGCGGCTGTCGTAGTAGCCAAGCCTAAGAGGGGTAAGTGGTGTTTGGAGGAAGCGTGGGATCTAGCTGCTGCGATGGGGGGCTATGTTCGATCGACGCCGTTTCCCGGCGTATACCTGATAATGGGCAATGAGATAGCTCGTTATGATAATATTTTGGATGTTGTTAGGGATTATAGGTTCTCTTTTGCGTCTCGTCTCGTGATCCCGAAGGTATGCGCCAGTATAGGTGGGGCTGATGTAGAGTCTTTGATAGCTTCTAGACTGGCTTCCAGCCGTATCCAGTCTCCGGTGAGACTAATAGTCGCGCTCCGGGGAAAATCGAAAAAATACATCAAGAAAGATATAATATTATCTAAATTAAATATAATATTGAATCGGAATAGCAGTTTCGTCGTAGATATCGAGGGTATAGACGATCTGGTCCTGGCCTCCTGGGGTTATGCTAGGAGGTGTGGTTATGGCTGTCTCCTCGTAGGCTACGATACTGAAATATAGTAGTACCGATTACTTCCAGAATGGATGGATACAAGGTATTATAGTCGGCCGGAAGTGATAGTGCATGGGGCTCGTCGAAGAGAGTACCATATTCAAAGATAGGAACGCCCTTGCAGAACTCTATATACCCTCGGAGCTGAGGGTTAGGAGGAAAGAGGCGGCGCTCCTAACCAAGAAAGTCTTCGCCAGGTTCTCCGAAGGGAGGGCAGGCGACGTCGTCGCGATATTCGGCTCGCCGGGTCGAAGCGGTATAGGAAAGACGACCGTCGCGAAGTACTCTGGGCTTAAAATCTCGGAGCTCGCGGCTAGACACGGGATCAAGTACAAGTTCATATATGTAAACGTTTACTCTGCACCGTCGCTCCACGAGATACTGGCTATAATAGCAAGCCAGCTCAGCCCCAAGATCAGTATAAAGGGTTCCTCGACGCTGGAAGCCATAAAGACTATTGTAGACTATGTGTACGAGAAGAACTACTATGTACTTGTAACAATAGACGAGTTCCAGAACTTGATAAAATCGCCTAAAGTAGACGACGCCTACCTGTACTCCCTGCTAAGGATATACGAACAAGTGCCGCCGCCAGACGGGGTACCGCGGATAAGCTATGTCCTAGTTGCATCAGACTATCTCGTCCTCAGCGAGCTACGGTCCAAGATGCCCCAGATCGAGTCGCAGATCAACTTCCGGCTACACTTGAAGCCGTACACTGTCGAGGAGCTTTATGAGATACTCGAACAGCGGGCAGAGATCTCCCTCTACGAGGGCACATGGACTCCCGAGATATTATACATGATAGCTGAGCACTACGGGGTCGACGGCACAGGTTTGAGAGACGGGAACGCCAGACGTGCAATAAACGCGTTAAACAGTGCCGCGGAGCAAGCCGAATACGAGGGATCCCATAGAATAACGCCGGAACACGTACGCCACGCCCTTTCGCTAGACTCGATTGCCAACGTCAGTATAAGTGACCTGGAAGGATTAAGCACCCACGAGCTACTCGTCCTGCTAGCTGTAGCCAAGCATACAGTGGAGGAGGGCGAGTGGCTTACAACAGGCAGGCTACGGCAGTTATATAATGAGCTCTCAGAACTCTATGGTGAGGCCCCGAGAGCCCATACACAATTCAATATCTATATAAATAACCTGAAAAGTATACAGTTACTCGACGTCAAGCCCTCGGGGAAGGGAATGAGGGGGAGAACCTCGATCATTAGGCTAAGAACAGATATACCTGCGAGACCTCTGGTTGAGGTAATAGAAGAGATACTCAAAAAGAGGCTACTGTAGAGGGAGCCTTAATGTATCTCGAAGAACTCTTCGAGAGCAAGGGGAGATTCAGGATAATACGATTCCTATTAAAAGAGGGCCAAGCCAACATATCAAGAATCATAAGGGAAACAAAGCTACCATATAGACTAGCTAAGGTCCATCTAGACAGGCTGGTCGAGTTGGGCATAGTACATGAACATACGTATGGGCGGTTAAGACTCTACGAGGTAAACCTAAGCGATCCCAGGATAAACGCGACCCGAAAGCTACTTGAGGAATTGGAGAGGCTATGGAGCGGGGTTGGTAATGAAGAAAGGCATGGTTGATATCTCGGGCAAGGAATCTGTGCTTCGAATAGCCGAGGCCGAGGGGTACATAAGACTAAGACCAGATACCATAAAATTAATTCTAGATAATAAAATAGAGAAGGGGGACGTCGAGGAAGCGGCCAAGATAGCCGCTATACAGGCGGTAAAGAAAACCCCATACATCCTACCATACTGTCACCCGATACCTATACAACATGTAGACGTAGAGTTCAACTACGAAAACAATCGAGTCCGAGTCCGAGTCCGGGTTAAAGCAATATACAAGACCGGGGTAGAAATGGAGGCGCTCACAGGTGTAGCGGCCGCACTTTTGACTATATGGGACATGGTAAAGAAGTACGAGAAAGACGAGAAGGGCCAGTACCCCCACACATTGATAGAGTCGATAAGAGTATTAGAGAAAGTCAAGTATTCACGAGAAGAATGAATCCAGGGTACTCGAAGCCGGGCGCCTACCTCGTCTAGCCCCAGTCCTCCTACGCCTGCCAGCCCCCTCTTCATGCTCCTCTCGCTTCTCGGCCCTCGATTCCTTTTTCTCGACCACGTCCCTTCTTGACCGCTTTATCTTCTCGATAGCCGATAGTATCTCGCCTGACCTATGGCCCGCTAGGAACTCCACCTCCCTCCTGTCAAGACCATATCCTAATGCGAGTCGAGCCGCGGGTACTGGATCCTCCGACTCTCGGAATATTATGAAGAGGTAGGGTAGTATCTCTGTCTTGACCAGCCTGCGAGAGACCAATACTCTCTCCGATAACCTAGACGCCAGTGACTCCCGGATCTCCCTAACCTCGCGCAGCCGGGCCATCATCTTTATCCTATCGGGGTAAGCGTATCTAGCTTTACTTATGGGAGAGTACTTCCTCGCGAATGTAACTCCAGGGCCGGCTAGGCTGAAGACATAGGTTAATAGGGACCATGCTGTCTTGAACTTGGCCCTGTTAAGCATGATTGTCGCACGTGCCAGGGCGTCGAATGCCCTGTACGCGTCTCGTGGATCCTCGTATTTCCTGGGGATGTTATCGTTTAGCCAGGCGATTACGGTCTCGTAGTCCTCCTCGCTATTGGATAATGCCATCCGCGACCGCCAGAACTTGTTAGAGTAGAATATCTGGTTTAACGTAACGAATATATCAGATTTCTTGTCCCTGCCTCTGATCACCAGCTTGACGATACCGAGCGTTACTCTACCGTAACCCTCTGCGATGGCCTGTAAATCGTTTATAGCGGCCCTCACATCTCCCCTCTCGATCTCGGCTATATACCTTAAAGCCTCCCTCTCGCACTCCAAGCCCTCCAAGTCGCATATCCTTTGGAGGACGGCCATAACTTGAGTGACGGAGAGGGGTTTGAACTGTATGAGCTCTGCCTGCTGGTGTAGGAGCCTCAGTTGCTCTTTCCAGGGATCGTTAGCCGTCATGACTATGGGATTAGTTGTATGAGGTATTATCTCTAGCAGCGCCTTTAGACCACCGGAATCCTCTCTAGGGGCTATGCCGTCTATCTCGTCTAGGAGGATTATTATACCTCTCCCATAGAGTGGCTTCTTGTTAGCGGCTACGCCAACGGTCCTACGTATTGCCGCTGCAGATCTATAGTCACTCGCGTTCAGCTCTAGCAGCTCGAATTTGAATTGCCTAGCTATCGCCTCTACTAGGCTTGTCTTGCCGACCCCAGGAGGCCCATAGAGGAGTACAGCCCTCTTCGATGGAGGTTTTCCTGAGACCCACTGTTTAAACCACGCTAGTAGCTTTTTCTTGGCGTTATCCTGGTTTACTACTTCGTCCACTGTTCTTGGCCTATACTTTATTATCCAGGGGATATTCGGTTTTGCTCTCCTATGTGTGATCAAGATTCTACACCGAGTCTAGGCCCGAGTAGGCTGAGCCATGCTAGGAAGGCGCTGAGCTGTATGTCGTCATCGCTACCCTCAACTAGCCGGAAGTGTATCTCCCCCACGTAGTCTGCTATAAGGACCCTCGCCTCTTCGGGTATATTCAATTCGGTGCCCATGATCTCTCGATGTATCTGCTTGATGAGGTCCTCTCCACTCAATCCATATTCTATCATGAGCTTCCTCATTAGGTTTCTCGCGGCGACGAAGTCCCCCTTGAGCGCTAGTTCTAGCATTTCACGGACTTCCTTGGGTTTAGCCAGCCCTACAACCTTGAATACAACCTCTACCGTGACTCTCCCGATCGCAGCCGCCGCTTGTAGGACGTTGATTGCCTTCCTCATATCACCCTCGCTTATCTCATAGATAGTTTCCAGGGCTTCTTCCTCATAGTCTACTCCCTCCTTCTCCGCGATATACCTCAGCCTGTTGACTACATCATCCTTCTTCAAGGGCTGAAACCTGAAGAAAGCACACCTAGACTGTATCGGATCTATAATCTTTGATGGATAATTGGCTATCAGTATAAACCTCGTGTTAGCACTGTATAACTCCATCAAGCGCCTCAGAGCCTGCTGGGCGTCTGCAGTCATGTTATCGGCTTCGTCGAGCAGGACTATCTTGAATGGGATCTCAGGTGGAGTTCGGCTCCGCGCGAACTCCTTCACCTTCTCTCTTATAACATTGATCCCGCGCTCATCGGAGTTATGGAGTAGAACAGGAGTGTGCCCGGCGAAGAACATGTTGTTACCGGGTACCGATACGTCGTAGACGTAATCATTGTAGTCTACCAGCTCTATTGATTCAATCCTCACCACGTGTAGATCCGAGTATGCTAGGCGCTTTAGCATCCCTATTTTCTCCTTCTCGTTCACTGATAGCGGGTCGTCATCGATTGTTGCTAGAATCTCTTGGGCCTTGGATTTGGGTATCAAGCCCCCGTACAACTGCGGCTTCGACTCGTCTACTAAGCCATACGCCCCGGTATAACCTGTCTCTTCGAGGAACCTGATGAAGGGCTCGACTGGTAGGAACCCGTGTTCAACGCTATCCGCCCTCGTGTAGCCGAGGGTCCCTACTGTTATCTCTGCAGTCACGGAACCTCTACGAGATCCCACTGATGTGATTACGACACGGTCCTGGGCCCTGCCGACTCCCTTTTCTGTCGTGGGCCTGTCGTATCCCAGGGGTCCCCCGTCGATGGAGATTAGATAGTCTCCAGGCCTTAACTCCGCCGCTGATCTCTCTACAAGGTCTCCATCCTTGTTGAAAGCCATCACCGAGTGGTTGCCGGTTAGTTCTATGTATTGGCCTCCAGCGATCCTTACCCGTATGATCTTCGATACCCTATGCCTGATGAGCCAAGATACTCTTCTCCACTCTAGCCTCCAGGTTCTCTTATTTATAGTTAGGACTTCCAGGCCGTGATTGGCTAGGTTTACATATTCTCCGTGGTCGTTTCTAAGTACTCTGGCCGGGTTGCTGAAGTAGATTCTGTCCAGCTCCTCGAAAGTAACTAGTTTGATGCGGTTATTGAGTTTGACTGGGACGGGTGTATGCTTCGATACGGAAGCGTTTAACTCCAGCATGTACTGTCTATAACCCTCTCCGTAGAGATCATGAGCCAAGGCGTGGGCGGCTGTAGTCTTACCCGTACCAGCTGGGCCCGCGAAGAGTAGGTGGGGCATGTTCTTCATCTCAACGAACTTCTTCAGGCGCTCCACGACCTCCTCCTGGTTTATTATCTCGTTGAGGCTCCTCGGCCTATACTTCTCGACCCAAAGCAACTCGTAGATTGAATCCAATGCTAGTCCACCCAAGCATCCCGAGTCCATCATTCATATAGGATAACCCTATTTACCCCTAATAAGGCGAATAGCGTTCAACCCCCTATATCAACTCCAGGCATTAACAACCTGTAATCGGGAGGAGTGTTGAAACTAGACGAGCGCCTGAAGCTGATACAGCTAGACTATGAGACCCGGAATGTGAGAGTAGTGTTCCTGAAGAACTATCACGGGCTTCCAACGCCGGCGGGGAGAGTCAACGCCAGGCGGGGAGACGAGCTAGACCTGCCTAGGTGGCAGGCACGCGTCCTAGAGGCTAATGGCCTAGTGGAGGTTAAGGATAAGAAGCTCGATATCGATACCGTGAACACATACCATTACAGGGAGAAGAGGCGCACGGCCGCCAACCAGTTGACCCCGCTCCCCAACGACTTCTACCTGAAAGCCAGGGAACTCGTAGAAGAACTAAACAAGCTCATCCAAGAGCATCCCACACACATGCTACTAAGAGACAGGGAAATACTGGAGAAGAACCTGGTGGAACTGGCGGAGACCAGGCTCGTGAAGATACTTAGGCTCGCGTTGACCTCAGGCGAGGAACTCAGGGATAGGATGACGCCGGAGGAAAACCTCGTCTATACCGGTGTGAACGAGATCACCAGGATGTGGAAGGAGTACATCACCGGGATCTTCAAGAGGTGACGAGGGGTTTGACCGAGGTAGTAGGGTACGAGGAGCCCTCGGCCGGCTACGGGGACATGTTCAAGGACTTCATCAAGAACTTCAGGGACGAGCACGGCCGCTTCAAGTACATGGAGCGGTTGAGGCGGATGATAAACTTCGACCTCCAGAGCCTACCCATAGACTTCTCAGACCTATACAGGTACAACACCGAGCTGGCGGAAGCGCTCATAGACAATCCCTCCGAGGTCCTACGCGAGGCGGGGGAAGCTATAAGGGAGCTAGTCAAGCTCGAAGACCCCGAATACGCTGAGAAGAAGAAGTTCATAGCCAGGATCTACGGTCTCTTCGAGACGGTGAAGATAAGGAATATCCGGAGCGAGCTCGTAGGGAAGCTGGTACAGGTCGAGGGAATCGTTACGCGCATGCACCCGATCAGGAGTAGGATGGTGAAGGCCGTCTTCCGCCACGAGAAATGCGGGGGCGAGTTCGAGTGGCCTCCGGGAGACGAGGCTGTAGGCGATAGAATCGAGAAACCCTCTATATGCCCCATATGCGGCGAGGGCGGGGGGAAATTCCTGCTGTTAAAGGAGAAGTCAAGATACATTGACTGGCAGAAGATAACCCTGCAGGAGAGGCCGGAGGACGTCCCCGGGGGGCAGATGCCGAGGAGCATCGAGATACACCTGACGCACGACCTCGTCGACTCGGCTCGGCCGGGGGATAGGGTCACGCTGGTCGGCATTCCCAGGCTAGAGCAGACCTCCACCACGAGCCCCCTATACGAGATCTACCTTGAAGCGAACAGCATGCGGGTGTCGGAGAAGGCCCTAGAGGAGATAACGATTACCAGGGAAGACGAGGAGAGGATAAAGGAGCTAGCCCGAGACCCCTGGATACGTGAGAGGATAATCGCCAGCATCGCTCCAAGCATATACAGCCATTGGGATCTCAAGGAGGCGATAGCGCTAGCGCTATTCGGCGGAGTACCCAAGACCATGCCCGATGGAACCAGGATACGAGGAGACATTCACGTACTATTCGTAGGAGATCCTGGAGTCGCCAAGTCACAGCTACTACAGTCGGCCGCCAGGATCGCGCCCAGGGCAGTATATACCAGTGGTAAAGGGTCGACAGCGGCCGGTTTAACGGCGGCGGTCGTCCGGGATAGCAAGACTGGCGAGTTCTACCTGGAGGCAGGGGCCCTCGTCCTGGCTGATGGCGGGGTGGCGGTTATCGACGAGATAGATAAGATGAGGCCTGAGGACAGGGTGGCTATACACGAGGCTATGGAGCAGCAGGTCATAAGCATCTCGAAGGCTGGGATCGTGGCTAGGCTTAACGCTAGGGCCAGTATACTAGCCGCTGGCAATCCCAAGTTCGGGATATACCTGGAAGACAAGACCTTCACCGACAACGTGAACTTGCAACCGACTATAATATCGAGGTTCGACTTGATATTCGTCATTAGGGATAAGCCGAGCCTGGAGAAGGATAGGCGCCTGGCTAGGTACATACTTGAGGCTCATAGTAACATCGAGAAGTTCAAGATGGAGATAGAACCCAGCCTCCTAAAGAAATACATCATATACGCCAGGAGATACGTGAAGCCAAGGCTCAGCCCCAACGCCAAGAAACTCATAGAAGAGTTCTTCGTCTACATGAGGAACATGGCCGTCGCACACGAGAAAAGCCCACCCGTACCCATAACAGCCAGGCAGCTAGAAGCCATAATACGAATCGCCGAAGCCCACGCGAAGATGGCGCTGAAAGACGAGGTAACCGTAGAGGATGCAGCCGAAGCCATTAGAATCACCATGAGCTACCTATCGAGCGTAGGCATGACCGAGACGGGAGAAATAGACGCCAGCATAATCATGACGGGGAAGAGCAGGCACCAGATACGGCTCTCCACGATTATAGTGGATACGATAAAAATGCTCGAAAGCGACAAGGAATGCGTGCAGGAGTCCGACATCATAAAACAAGTGCAGGAGTCAACAAACCTCGACAAGGAGAAGATAAGGGATATGCTATATAAGCTCTACCGCGAGGGCCTAATCTACAGGCCCAAGACCGGATGCTACCGCGTGGTAGAGTAGGCATAAGCCCTGGGAAGGTGCCGGCAACCATTGAGGAAAGCGACGGAAAGGCTATTGAGGCTACTAGGAGTCGAGAACCTGTACCCGCCGCAGGAAAAGGCGTTAGAGCTCGGCGTCGAGCACGGCGAGAACCTAATAGTCTCGACGCCCACGGCCAGCGGTAAGACCCTCATAGGCCTGATCGGGATCGTTAACTCCCTACACGACAACCCCCAGGGGGTCGCGGTATACACCGCCCCCCTAAGGAGCATAGCATATGAAAAGGCGAGTCTATTCGCGAAGCTAGACAGCCTAGGCGTGAAGACTAGGATAGAGGTCGGCAACCTGGCCAGCGGCCCGAGGAACGCGAACCTGCTCGTGACCACCTACGAGAAGCTAGACAGTATACTAAGGAATAGGCCGGATGTGATGAACAATGTATCCGTGGCTGTCATAGACGAGCTACACTATATCGGCGACGAGAAGAGAGGGCCGATACTGGAATCCCTAATAACCAGGATACTATAC
It encodes:
- a CDS encoding archaemetzincin, with the protein product MHLRKAITNEIPGSIQVITPGSVLMLPLDLYDAGRMQYNAEKVNKYLYSKYSGVLRSPGVYLIGIVNGDGYVRNLNFVFGLATPQLRVATIYSKRIMDDTNHGLYLERLLKLILHEFGHLAGLAHCQNQCVMKYSNSLEELDDKPPRYCRVCIDKLRRTLAE
- a CDS encoding endonuclease III; translation: MKLGHSFIFPHHIIPFAVIPNYVEGVEMIEASGKEVLDIMRKTLPVRDEDYVVLVARKIEDNPFLLLISIILSQNTSDKNSIKALTRFIEKIGTRCGDVLSHDIKSIEEAIKPAGLYRQKARTIYILSEKICEIGEDFLVKTEPGKLRKWLLSIPGIGKKTADVFLQLVHKAPYFAVDTHAFRIARRWGLVGEKATYDEVSRKLLEFFGADNAEEAHRLLIALGRRYCKARKPRCSVCPLRKVCPYARRLS
- a CDS encoding replication factor C small subunit — translated: MLELNASVSKHTPVPVKLNNRIKLVTFEELDRIYFSNPARVLRNDHGEYVNLANHGLEVLTINKRTWRLEWRRVSWLIRHRVSKIIRVRIAGGQYIELTGNHSVMAFNKDGDLVERSAAELRPGDYLISIDGGPLGYDRPTTEKGVGRAQDRVVITSVGSRRGSVTAEITVGTLGYTRADSVEHGFLPVEPFIRFLEETGYTGAYGLVDESKPQLYGGLIPKSKAQEILATIDDDPLSVNEKEKIGMLKRLAYSDLHVVRIESIELVDYNDYVYDVSVPGNNMFFAGHTPVLLHNSDERGINVIREKVKEFARSRTPPEIPFKIVLLDEADNMTADAQQALRRLMELYSANTRFILIANYPSKIIDPIQSRCAFFRFQPLKKDDVVNRLRYIAEKEGVDYEEEALETIYEISEGDMRKAINVLQAAAAIGRVTVEVVFKVVGLAKPKEVREMLELALKGDFVAARNLMRKLMIEYGLSGEDLIKQIHREIMGTELNIPEEARVLIADYVGEIHFRLVEGSDDDIQLSAFLAWLSLLGPRLGVES
- a CDS encoding AAA family ATPase, with the protein product MGLVEESTIFKDRNALAELYIPSELRVRRKEAALLTKKVFARFSEGRAGDVVAIFGSPGRSGIGKTTVAKYSGLKISELAARHGIKYKFIYVNVYSAPSLHEILAIIASQLSPKISIKGSSTLEAIKTIVDYVYEKNYYVLVTIDEFQNLIKSPKVDDAYLYSLLRIYEQVPPPDGVPRISYVLVASDYLVLSELRSKMPQIESQINFRLHLKPYTVEELYEILEQRAEISLYEGTWTPEILYMIAEHYGVDGTGLRDGNARRAINALNSAAEQAEYEGSHRITPEHVRHALSLDSIANVSISDLEGLSTHELLVLLAVAKHTVEEGEWLTTGRLRQLYNELSELYGEAPRAHTQFNIYINNLKSIQLLDVKPSGKGMRGRTSIIRLRTDIPARPLVEVIEEILKKRLL
- the moaC gene encoding cyclic pyranopterin monophosphate synthase MoaC, which gives rise to MKKGMVDISGKESVLRIAEAEGYIRLRPDTIKLILDNKIEKGDVEEAAKIAAIQAVKKTPYILPYCHPIPIQHVDVEFNYENNRVRVRVRVKAIYKTGVEMEALTGVAAALLTIWDMVKKYEKDEKGQYPHTLIESIRVLEKVKYSREE
- a CDS encoding ArsR family transcriptional regulator produces the protein MYLEELFESKGRFRIIRFLLKEGQANISRIIRETKLPYRLAKVHLDRLVELGIVHEHTYGRLRLYEVNLSDPRINATRKLLEELERLWSGVGNEERHG
- a CDS encoding replication factor C large subunit; translated protein: MDEVVNQDNAKKKLLAWFKQWVSGKPPSKRAVLLYGPPGVGKTSLVEAIARQFKFELLELNASDYRSAAAIRRTVGVAANKKPLYGRGIIILLDEIDGIAPREDSGGLKALLEIIPHTTNPIVMTANDPWKEQLRLLHQQAELIQFKPLSVTQVMAVLQRICDLEGLECEREALRYIAEIERGDVRAAINDLQAIAEGYGRVTLGIVKLVIRGRDKKSDIFVTLNQIFYSNKFWRSRMALSNSEEDYETVIAWLNDNIPRKYEDPRDAYRAFDALARATIMLNRAKFKTAWSLLTYVFSLAGPGVTFARKYSPISKARYAYPDRIKMMARLREVREIRESLASRLSERVLVSRRLVKTEILPYLFIIFRESEDPVPAARLALGYGLDRREVEFLAGHRSGEILSAIEKIKRSRRDVVEKKESRAEKREEHEEGAGRRRRTGARRGRRPASSTLDSFFS
- a CDS encoding metallophosphoesterase; this translates as MGRLTVVESHCSTEAPIASSSDIHSPRLLGLFKKALSEYSYGASFFVLAGDIVDKGDVDAAGAVFDLIEDKFNNVNIISVFGNEEYHDRASEFKKRYPHVIWLDDDYKVLECGDKRIAFVGTRGALERPTRWQRRHMPWLEKVYEERPRVVKELIENARREADYVVLVSHYALTKATIIGEPRRIWPEIYSPGMERALIEARPDIAIHGHAHRGRPFALVKGIRVYNVALPVNRRVVPVFIKKKSTLLDWLEPG
- a CDS encoding archease, with the translated sequence MKECPSFKHLEHTADVLIEASGRTLEEAFEQAGLGVYEVITDTSGVQPRVRIDIDITGMDLENLLYRWIEELLVNTDSEGLVFSLFRVCRITEGEGGYRIVSSVWGERFDPERHEERTIVKAMTYSQMSIDKRDGCWILRFVVDI